Part of the Kiritimatiellia bacterium genome is shown below.
CAGGCTAAAATCAAAACTATGCTGTTTGTTCCCAATACAAGCTGATATCTGGTTCTGAGGATAGATTAATTCGAGAGGTTGATGAATGCCACGGACCCGCTTGTTCTGCAGATGGCTTAATGGTTACCGGCAGGCAAATACGGCCGTATCCGACCCTGATATGGACTAATTTGGCGTTTTTATGTTAAAATGTCAACAAAAAAGCAGTTTTTTTTCGCTTGTAGACCCCGTCGTTTTTATGTATTTTTAAAAAACCTTTATAAGCATTGAATCATTTGCGCAAGCTGCAGCTATCATGGCGGACAAGAAAAGAATACTGGTGATTGAAGACGAGGCTGATTTCCGGATGATGCTGCGCGTCCGTCTGGAAGCTAATAACTACGAGGTGAGCGAAGCGGAAGACGGCGCCATCGGGTTGGAAAAAGCCCGCAAGACCGGCCCCGACCTGATCATTCTTGACGTGATGCTGCCGAAGATGGACGGCTACAAGGTGGCCCGCTTGCTGAAATTTGACGAAAAGCGCCGGAGCATTCCCATTGTCATGATGACGGCGCGCACCCAGCAGAGCGACCGGGAAACCGGCATGGAAGTCGGGGCCGACGCTTACCTGACCAAGCCATATAAGCCGGAAGAAATGCTGGAAGTCGTGGCCAGACTGCTGGCAGGGAAAGGCGCCGGTTGAAAGTCGCCGGTCTCAAGTCAAAGGTCAACCGCCGCGCGACTTGCGGCTTTTTTGAATAATGAACTCAACCAATGTATCGCAGACAAATGATGAACTGGCCACGCGGTTGTTGGCCAAGGGATTGCTTGGCGAAGAAACGCTTAAAAAGGCGATCGCCCTCAGCAAGGCGACGCGCGAACTGCTGGCGGAAGTGCTGGTCAACCTGGATATGCTCCCGAAACAAACCGTTTATGAAGAGTTGGCCGGCATTTATGGAGTTCCTTTCGTTG
Proteins encoded:
- a CDS encoding response regulator — protein: MADKKRILVIEDEADFRMMLRVRLEANNYEVSEAEDGAIGLEKARKTGPDLIILDVMLPKMDGYKVARLLKFDEKRRSIPIVMMTARTQQSDRETGMEVGADAYLTKPYKPEEMLEVVARLLAGKGAG